The following coding sequences are from one Desulfosporosinus orientis DSM 765 window:
- a CDS encoding M56 family metallopeptidase, whose amino-acid sequence MHWFNPLSYLVRREIDRACELSCDEAVIKELDNNGRQGYGDTLIAVAADTKSPKTIVSTTMCEEKKALKERLSAIMKHKGFPIRAIAFSWVLVSAVLCGIVVLGTETVGFP is encoded by the coding sequence CCCCTCTCCTACCTTGTGCGCCGTGAAATTGATCGTGCCTGTGAATTGTCCTGCGACGAAGCGGTGATAAAGGAACTTGATAATAATGGAAGACAGGGTTACGGAGATACGCTGATTGCGGTGGCAGCAGACACCAAATCACCGAAAACAATTGTATCCACAACGATGTGCGAGGAAAAGAAAGCACTTAAAGAACGGCTAAGCGCCATTATGAAACATAAAGGCTTTCCTATTAGGGCGATTGCTTTTTCATGGGTATTGGTGTCTGCGGTCTTGTGTGGAATAGTTGTTTTGGGCACTGAGACTGTGGGCTTCCCGTGA
- the msrB gene encoding peptide-methionine (R)-S-oxide reductase MsrB, with amino-acid sequence MPEIYLAGGCFWGTEKYLSSIRGVLSTQVGYANGKTENPTYEEVCCQNTGHAEAVRVVYDPGVTSLAFLLELYYEAIDPVSVNRQGGDHGTQYRTGIYYVDDKDLQVIQRSIAQLQKRYDKPIAIEVEPLGNFSPAEEYHQKYLDKHPDGYCHISNAKFEKAATSIVNPAAYRVPDADTLHRTLTAAQYEVTQKCATEPPFQNEFWNTFQPGIYVDITTGEPLFTSSDKFESGCGWPSFSKPIDPDVIHEKQDTSHGMHRTEVRSRTGNAHLGHVFNDGPKKTGGLRYCINSASLRFIPKDEMVQEGYGYLLDLIK; translated from the coding sequence ATGCCAGAAATTTATCTTGCGGGCGGTTGCTTTTGGGGAACCGAGAAATATCTTTCATCGATTCGGGGCGTTTTGTCCACACAGGTCGGCTATGCGAACGGGAAGACGGAAAACCCCACTTATGAGGAGGTGTGCTGCCAGAATACGGGGCATGCTGAAGCTGTACGCGTCGTCTATGATCCCGGGGTAACTTCTCTGGCATTTTTGCTGGAGCTATATTATGAAGCAATTGATCCTGTTTCCGTCAACCGACAGGGCGGCGACCACGGTACGCAGTATCGGACCGGCATCTACTATGTGGATGACAAGGATCTGCAGGTGATTCAGCGCTCCATTGCACAACTGCAAAAGCGATACGACAAGCCTATTGCGATTGAGGTAGAGCCGCTAGGCAATTTCAGTCCCGCGGAGGAATATCATCAAAAATATCTGGATAAACATCCCGACGGCTATTGTCATATTTCAAATGCCAAGTTCGAAAAGGCGGCAACGTCAATTGTGAATCCGGCAGCTTACAGAGTGCCGGACGCCGATACACTGCACAGAACGCTGACTGCGGCGCAGTACGAGGTGACGCAGAAATGCGCCACCGAGCCTCCCTTTCAGAATGAATTCTGGAACACCTTTCAACCCGGAATTTATGTGGATATCACCACCGGTGAGCCGCTTTTCACTTCCAGTGACAAATTTGAATCCGGTTGCGGCTGGCCCAGCTTTTCAAAACCGATTGATCCGGATGTGATTCACGAAAAACAGGATACTTCTCATGGCATGCACAGGACAGAGGTTCGAAGCCGCACGGGAAACGCCCATTTAGGCCATGTCTTTAACGACGGTCCCAAGAAAACGGGCGGATTGCGGTACTGCATTAACAGCGCATCTTTGCGGTTTATCCCGAAAGACGAGATGGTGCAGGAAGGCTATGGGTATCTTTTGGATCTGATCAAATGA